One Acinetobacter pullicarnis genomic region harbors:
- the sppA gene encoding signal peptide peptidase SppA, which translates to MSDWPPQTQNEKSKTPSAGEEWQILEKAVLASVEEQRRSRRWGIFFKFITFTYILIVLVFMIKACSMSTVDETAMSSSDAHLAVVNIVGTIDSGKQSVNSTDTIKSLKRAFEASSSKAVVLNINSPGGSPVQSDDIWQEITYLKTQNPDKKVYAVIGDMGASGAYYIASAADEIWVNPSSLVGSIGVIMPNYGISALTQKLGIEDRTMTAGSNKDMLSMTKPIPAEQKQHIQALLDNVHSHFIAAVKAGRGKKLQSDDPNIFSGLFWTGEQAIKLGLADKPGNIESLKRELKVAKTVNYTVERSPFDSILGRVGSEMGQSLGESVMQRLETQQEAKLQ; encoded by the coding sequence ACACAGAATGAAAAGAGCAAAACCCCAAGTGCTGGAGAAGAATGGCAAATTTTAGAAAAAGCCGTTCTCGCTTCAGTCGAGGAACAACGCCGCAGTCGTCGGTGGGGCATATTTTTTAAATTCATCACCTTTACTTATATTTTGATTGTACTGGTGTTTATGATTAAAGCTTGCAGTATGTCCACGGTAGATGAAACGGCCATGTCCAGTTCAGATGCGCATTTAGCCGTGGTTAATATTGTGGGTACCATCGATTCGGGTAAACAATCCGTTAATAGTACAGACACCATTAAATCATTAAAACGTGCCTTTGAAGCGAGCAGCAGTAAGGCTGTTGTGCTGAATATTAACTCTCCAGGTGGCTCACCAGTACAGTCCGATGATATTTGGCAAGAGATCACTTATTTGAAAACACAAAATCCAGATAAGAAAGTTTATGCTGTGATTGGTGATATGGGTGCATCCGGTGCGTATTATATTGCTTCCGCTGCCGATGAAATCTGGGTGAATCCTTCAAGTTTAGTGGGATCAATTGGGGTGATTATGCCCAATTACGGTATTTCTGCTTTAACGCAAAAGCTGGGTATTGAAGATCGTACGATGACTGCTGGCAGTAACAAAGATATGCTGAGCATGACTAAGCCTATTCCAGCGGAGCAAAAACAACATATTCAAGCCTTGTTAGATAATGTGCATTCACATTTTATTGCTGCCGTAAAAGCAGGTCGTGGTAAAAAACTGCAATCAGATGATCCAAATATTTTTTCTGGCTTATTTTGGACTGGTGAACAAGCGATTAAATTGGGCCTTGCAGATAAGCCTGGCAACATTGAAAGCTTAAAGCGTGAACTGAAAGTTGCAAAAACTGTGAACTATACAGTCGAACGTAGTCCATTCGATTCGATCTTAGGTCGTGTAGGATCAGAAATGGGGCAGAGTCTCGGTGAGTCAGTAATGCAACGCCTTGAGACACAGCAAGAAGCCAAATTGCAATAA
- a CDS encoding alpha/beta fold hydrolase, with protein MNSTKPVIHFAHANGVPSKVYQKLFDQLSDQYEVVYVPLIGPDKRYPITNQWPHLVDQIIDSMVQQGKGQPVIGLGHSLGSVLTLMASYKRPDLFSQVIMLDPPLIVGRHAFAFHMAKLFHPKTVDKLTPAGLSVRRRDHWDSREQASESLRPKGFYKDFDPDCFQAYIDFALTEDPLRGGVTLTIPKADEVAIFRTNPSLWWLPTPKPKMPVHLLVGQNSAFYKRGFPQLTQRKLGIPFRVTEGGHMFPLEHPTEVVALLKSLIQQQATTANEVS; from the coding sequence ATGAATAGTACAAAACCCGTGATTCATTTTGCGCACGCCAACGGCGTGCCATCCAAGGTCTATCAAAAGTTATTTGATCAATTGAGTGATCAATATGAGGTCGTATATGTACCATTGATTGGGCCAGATAAACGTTATCCGATTACCAATCAATGGCCACATTTGGTGGATCAGATTATTGATAGCATGGTTCAGCAGGGTAAAGGTCAGCCAGTGATTGGTTTAGGCCACTCTCTGGGATCGGTCTTAACTTTAATGGCGTCTTATAAACGTCCTGACTTGTTTTCACAAGTGATTATGCTTGATCCGCCTTTAATTGTGGGGCGGCATGCTTTTGCTTTTCATATGGCAAAGTTATTCCATCCTAAAACAGTGGATAAATTAACCCCTGCTGGACTTTCGGTACGACGCCGTGATCATTGGGATTCTCGTGAGCAAGCCAGTGAATCATTACGTCCTAAAGGTTTCTATAAAGACTTTGATCCAGACTGCTTCCAAGCCTATATCGATTTTGCTTTAACAGAAGATCCTCTGCGTGGTGGGGTAACACTAACCATTCCTAAAGCCGATGAAGTTGCTATTTTTAGAACCAATCCCTCCTTGTGGTGGTTGCCGACACCGAAGCCTAAAATGCCCGTGCATTTGCTGGTGGGGCAGAACAGCGCATTTTATAAACGTGGCTTTCCGCAACTGACTCAACGCAAACTCGGCATTCCATTTCGTGTGACCGAAGGTGGACATATGTTCCCACTTGAGCATCCAACCGAAGTCGTGGCGTTACTGAAAAGCTTGATTCAGCAGCAAGCAACGACTGCAAACGAAGTGTCCTAA